A section of the Peptoanaerobacter stomatis genome encodes:
- the rlmD gene encoding 23S rRNA (uracil(1939)-C(5))-methyltransferase RlmD: MKNKQIIEFNIDEMVFGGESLNLTEFDKKVTMKGGIIGQKVKAVIQKKRKDKIQAKILEVTEKSYLETEDVCSKFGRCGGCTMLSVSYENQLKLKAEQLLKLFHKFGHTEIENIDVVGSPIQKEYKNKMEFTFGNEEKDGDLLIGLHRKNSSMSIVDVEDCKIIDEDYRKILKTTGEYFRKQGLPHYHIMSHEGYLRHLVIRKGINTGELLINIVTTSQIDFDLTDYINILANIELNGNIVGILHTLNDSFSDTVTPEKIEILYGRDYFYDILLDKKFKISPFSFFQTNTKGAEVMYKTAMNMIDGEKNLIFDLYSGTGTIGISMSQRAKKVIGIEIIEEAVEMAKKNAIANNIRNVEFIAGDVKEEVSKLSDNPELIILDPPRAGINPKALKDIIDFNAKEILYISCNPKMLVQDLIILKESGYEIKNVKGVDMFPNSYHCETICYLSLK, encoded by the coding sequence ATGAAAAATAAGCAAATAATTGAGTTCAACATAGATGAAATGGTATTTGGCGGAGAATCTTTAAATCTCACAGAGTTTGACAAGAAAGTTACAATGAAAGGTGGCATTATCGGTCAAAAAGTGAAAGCAGTAATACAAAAAAAAAGAAAAGACAAAATTCAAGCTAAAATACTTGAAGTAACAGAAAAATCATATCTTGAAACAGAAGATGTCTGTAGTAAATTTGGCAGATGCGGAGGTTGCACCATGCTAAGTGTCAGCTATGAAAATCAGCTGAAATTGAAAGCCGAACAATTATTAAAACTGTTTCACAAATTCGGACATACAGAAATAGAAAACATTGATGTAGTAGGAAGCCCTATACAAAAAGAATACAAAAATAAAATGGAGTTTACATTTGGAAATGAAGAAAAAGACGGAGATTTGCTTATAGGTCTTCACAGAAAAAATTCATCCATGAGTATAGTTGATGTAGAAGATTGCAAAATAATAGATGAAGATTACAGAAAAATTTTAAAAACAACAGGCGAATATTTCAGAAAACAAGGTCTACCACACTATCATATAATGAGCCACGAAGGATATTTAAGACATTTAGTAATACGAAAAGGGATAAACACAGGAGAACTGTTAATAAACATAGTGACAACAAGCCAAATAGATTTTGATTTAACAGACTATATTAATATATTGGCAAATATTGAATTAAACGGCAATATAGTTGGAATATTACACACTTTAAATGACTCTTTTTCAGATACGGTTACTCCAGAAAAAATTGAAATTCTATATGGTAGAGATTATTTTTACGATATATTGTTAGATAAAAAATTTAAAATTTCACCATTTTCTTTTTTCCAGACTAACACAAAAGGAGCCGAAGTTATGTATAAAACAGCTATGAATATGATCGATGGAGAAAAAAATCTTATTTTTGACCTATATAGCGGTACGGGAACAATCGGTATAAGTATGTCTCAAAGAGCAAAAAAAGTGATAGGAATAGAGATAATCGAAGAAGCCGTCGAAATGGCAAAGAAAAATGCAATCGCAAATAATATAAGAAACGTTGAATTTATAGCAGGAGATGTAAAAGAAGAAGTCTCTAAATTAAGCGATAATCCCGAGCTTATCATATTAGACCCTCCAAGAGCAGGGATAAACCCTAAAGCTCTAAAAGATATAATAGATTTTAATGCAAAAGAAATATTATATATATCATGTAATCCAAAAATGCTCGTACAAGACTTAATAATATTAAAAGAATCCGGATATGAGATAAAAAATGTAAAAGGCGTGGACATGTTTCCAAACAGTTATCATTGCGAAACTATATGTTATCTATCATTGAAATAA
- a CDS encoding pyruvate, water dikinase regulatory protein, with product MDTLNIFILSDSLGNTAEHVVKAAMSQFEANDFVMRKFSYITDVSMLGNIFEEIKSQKKAIILYTIVHKQIISEIKNFASRENIKEIDLLSPIVSSIQDITGLVPLDKTGMLRKLNDLYFKRVESIEFAVKYDDGKDPRGVLKADLVILGISRTSKTPLSMYLANKNIKVANIPLVPESTPPKEIYQVPAQKIIGLTNSPEKLNEIRTERLNALGLPTGSSYADMNRILEEIDYAETIMKKIGCPVINVANKAIEETAEIVISYLKRNGVKIDNEII from the coding sequence ATGGATACCTTAAATATATTCATACTTTCGGATTCTCTCGGTAATACCGCTGAGCATGTTGTAAAAGCGGCAATGTCACAGTTTGAAGCTAACGATTTTGTAATGAGAAAATTTTCATATATTACTGATGTATCTATGTTGGGAAATATATTTGAAGAAATTAAATCTCAGAAAAAAGCTATTATATTATATACTATAGTACATAAACAAATAATAAGTGAAATAAAGAATTTTGCGTCAAGAGAGAATATAAAAGAGATAGATTTATTGTCTCCCATAGTATCTTCTATACAAGATATAACAGGTCTTGTTCCTCTTGATAAGACAGGTATGCTAAGAAAACTGAATGATTTGTACTTTAAAAGAGTAGAGTCTATAGAGTTTGCGGTAAAATATGATGACGGAAAGGATCCAAGAGGAGTTTTGAAGGCAGACTTGGTAATACTTGGAATATCAAGAACTTCAAAGACACCGTTATCAATGTATCTTGCCAATAAAAATATAAAAGTGGCAAACATACCTTTAGTGCCTGAGTCTACACCACCAAAAGAAATATATCAGGTACCGGCACAAAAAATAATAGGGCTTACAAATTCTCCTGAAAAACTCAATGAAATAAGGACAGAAAGACTTAATGCACTTGGCTTACCGACAGGTTCAAGCTATGCAGATATGAATAGAATACTTGAAGAAATTGATTATGCTGAAACAATCATGAAAAAGATAGGGTGTCCTGTTATAAATGTTGCAAATAAAGCCATAGAAGAAACAGCAGAGATTGTAATTTCCTATTTAAAAAGAAATGGGGTAAAGATAGATAATGAGATAATATAG
- a CDS encoding class I SAM-dependent methyltransferase, giving the protein MFWDKVARFYDIFEKLYNGEVNCKLVIAVSNMIESGDRVLECACGTGMLSKGIALRCKELIATDFSDGMLKQTKKNCQHMNNVKIIKADIMSLNFKDGEFDKVVAGNVIHLLDYPYEALTELIRVCKNGGKVIVPTYVNNENVGKTNLFVRLLKNLGADFKKQFNFKSYIEFFKTAGYIENVEYILIEGKMPCAIAIITKIG; this is encoded by the coding sequence ATGTTTTGGGACAAAGTTGCAAGATTTTATGATATTTTTGAAAAATTGTATAACGGAGAAGTAAATTGTAAACTTGTTATTGCAGTGTCAAACATGATTGAATCAGGTGACAGAGTACTTGAATGTGCATGTGGGACAGGTATGCTCAGTAAAGGGATAGCTCTAAGATGTAAAGAGCTTATAGCTACTGATTTTTCTGATGGAATGCTTAAACAGACAAAGAAAAATTGTCAACATATGAATAACGTGAAGATAATAAAAGCTGATATAATGAGTCTGAATTTTAAAGATGGCGAGTTTGATAAGGTTGTTGCCGGAAATGTAATACATCTGCTGGACTATCCATATGAGGCATTGACAGAATTGATACGAGTTTGTAAAAATGGAGGAAAGGTGATAGTCCCTACATATGTAAATAATGAAAATGTCGGAAAAACTAACCTGTTTGTTCGCTTGCTTAAAAACTTAGGAGCTGATTTTAAGAAGCAGTTTAATTTTAAATCTTATATTGAATTTTTTAAAACAGCAGGCTATATTGAAAATGTCGAATATATTTTAATTGAGGGCAAAATGCCTTGTGCAATTGCAATAATAACTAAAATAGGTTAA
- a CDS encoding DUF6935 domain-containing protein: protein MEKFTFAFIPKNVEELKTIPQATLDSPYKTAALSLLVLCNYENNVEETHAMLDFLRGPDPLTPMAKQFLRDRLRGKNYKTFSFFEGAYKTNNYTPSMPYTITVTENPYSFPEDNWATLYVKSGGADSLRPIKLRKKPSTGQWFINDIQCLSDIRLPESEDPWA from the coding sequence ATGGAAAAATTTACTTTTGCATTCATACCTAAAAATGTTGAGGAGTTAAAGACAATTCCTCAAGCTACATTGGATTCTCCTTACAAAACAGCGGCGCTTTCATTATTGGTGCTTTGTAATTATGAAAACAATGTTGAAGAAACTCATGCAATGTTGGATTTTTTGAGAGGTCCTGATCCGCTTACACCGATGGCAAAACAGTTTTTAAGAGATCGCTTGAGAGGGAAAAATTATAAAACTTTTTCTTTCTTTGAAGGAGCTTATAAAACTAACAATTATACGCCTTCTATGCCATATACAATAACAGTTACAGAGAATCCATATTCTTTTCCTGAAGATAATTGGGCTACACTTTATGTAAAAAGCGGAGGTGCTGATTCTCTAAGACCGATAAAACTTCGTAAAAAACCGTCTACAGGTCAATGGTTTATTAATGATATACAATGTCTTTCTGACATTAGACTTCCTGAATCTGAAGATCCTTGGGCATAG
- the ppdK gene encoding pyruvate, phosphate dikinase encodes MAKKYVYDFKEGNMSMRGLLGGKGANLAEMTNIGLPVPQGFTITTEACLKYYDEDKKLWDELLKEIDEHLETVEKLQGKKFSDANDPLLFSVRSGAVISMPGMMDTILNLGLNDETVKGLARATNNERFAYDSYRRFIQMFSDVAIGIPKVLFDTKLDNMKENKGVTQDTDLDANDLKKLVEQFKEVYKQEMKEDFPQEPKKQLYKAVEAVFSSWNNNRAIVYRNLNGISHDLGTAVNVQSMVFGNKGETSGTGVAFTRNPATGENKLFGEFLMNAQGEDVVAGIRTPKSIDTLKEINPDCYKQFVDTTHILENHYKDMQDIEFTIEEGRLFFLQTRNGKRTAQAAVNVAVDLVEEGLLTKEEAIMKVEPKQLDQLLHPTFEIEALKKATMLTKGLPASPGAASGKIYFHADEAVEASKKGEEVLLVRQETSPEDIEGMVCSQGILTSRGGMTSHAAVVARGMGKCCVAGCSEVRVDEELKTLRVGDRVFKEGDEISLDGSTGAVYDAKIAKAKAELSGKFGKFMEWVNEVKRLGVYTNADTPRDAKQGRIFGAEGIGLCRTEHMFFSENRIPAVRRMIISRSLEERVKALNELLPMQREDFYGIFKEMREYPVVIRLLDPPLHEFLPKEEKDLQDIANSMGISYEDIRDRVIELEEFNPMLGHRGCRLAVSYPEIARMQARAIIEAAIEIKSEVPNIKPEIMVPLVGHINELKFVKEQMIDEINKVFAEKGEKVEYLIGTMIEVPRAALTADQIATEADFFSFGTNDLTQMTFGFSRDDSSRFLADYNNKKVFDFAPFEQVDQIGVGKLMKMAVEDGRKSNPDLILGICGEHGGDPSSVEFCNALGLTYVSCSPYRVPIARLAAAQAVIKQKQK; translated from the coding sequence ATGGCAAAAAAATATGTTTATGACTTTAAAGAAGGCAATATGTCAATGAGAGGCTTGCTTGGCGGAAAAGGTGCTAACCTTGCAGAAATGACCAACATAGGATTACCGGTGCCACAGGGATTTACAATAACTACTGAAGCTTGTCTTAAATATTATGATGAAGATAAAAAACTTTGGGATGAATTGTTAAAAGAAATTGATGAACACTTGGAGACAGTAGAAAAATTGCAGGGCAAAAAATTTTCCGATGCAAACGATCCTTTATTATTCTCAGTTCGTTCAGGAGCAGTTATATCAATGCCTGGAATGATGGATACAATACTTAATCTCGGTCTTAATGATGAAACTGTGAAAGGACTTGCAAGAGCAACAAACAATGAAAGATTTGCATACGATTCTTATAGAAGATTTATACAAATGTTTTCTGATGTTGCAATAGGAATACCTAAAGTACTTTTTGATACGAAATTGGATAATATGAAGGAAAACAAAGGTGTTACTCAAGATACTGATCTTGATGCTAATGATTTGAAGAAGCTTGTGGAACAATTTAAAGAAGTTTATAAACAAGAGATGAAAGAAGATTTTCCTCAAGAACCTAAAAAGCAATTATACAAAGCGGTTGAGGCTGTATTTTCTTCTTGGAATAATAACAGAGCAATAGTATACAGAAACTTAAACGGAATATCTCATGATCTTGGTACAGCTGTAAATGTTCAATCTATGGTTTTTGGTAATAAGGGAGAAACATCAGGAACAGGTGTTGCATTTACAAGAAATCCTGCAACAGGAGAAAATAAACTGTTTGGAGAGTTTTTGATGAATGCACAAGGTGAAGATGTAGTTGCCGGTATAAGAACTCCAAAGAGTATTGATACATTAAAGGAAATAAATCCTGATTGTTATAAGCAATTTGTTGATACAACACATATCTTGGAAAATCACTATAAAGATATGCAAGATATTGAGTTCACAATAGAAGAAGGAAGATTATTCTTCTTACAAACAAGAAATGGAAAAAGAACAGCTCAAGCAGCAGTAAATGTTGCAGTTGATTTGGTTGAAGAAGGTCTTCTAACAAAAGAAGAGGCTATAATGAAAGTAGAGCCTAAACAATTGGATCAATTATTGCACCCTACATTTGAGATAGAAGCACTTAAAAAAGCCACTATGCTCACAAAGGGTTTGCCTGCATCACCGGGTGCTGCATCAGGAAAGATATATTTCCATGCTGATGAGGCTGTGGAAGCAAGTAAAAAAGGCGAAGAAGTGTTGCTTGTGAGACAAGAGACTTCTCCAGAAGATATAGAAGGTATGGTATGCTCTCAAGGTATATTGACTTCAAGAGGAGGTATGACATCACATGCTGCGGTTGTTGCAAGAGGAATGGGAAAATGCTGTGTAGCAGGATGTAGCGAAGTGAGAGTTGATGAAGAATTAAAAACTTTAAGAGTAGGCGATAGAGTATTTAAAGAAGGCGATGAAATATCACTTGACGGCTCAACAGGAGCAGTATATGATGCAAAAATAGCAAAAGCAAAAGCTGAGTTATCAGGAAAATTCGGCAAGTTTATGGAGTGGGTAAACGAAGTAAAACGTTTAGGAGTTTACACAAACGCTGACACACCAAGAGATGCAAAACAAGGAAGAATATTCGGTGCTGAAGGTATAGGACTTTGTAGAACTGAACATATGTTCTTCAGTGAAAACAGAATACCGGCAGTTAGAAGAATGATAATATCAAGATCTTTGGAAGAAAGAGTAAAAGCTTTAAATGAACTCTTACCAATGCAAAGAGAAGACTTCTACGGAATATTCAAAGAAATGAGAGAATATCCGGTAGTTATAAGATTACTTGATCCTCCACTACATGAATTTTTACCTAAAGAAGAAAAAGATTTACAAGATATAGCGAATTCAATGGGTATTTCTTATGAAGACATAAGAGATAGAGTTATCGAACTTGAAGAGTTCAACCCTATGCTTGGACATAGAGGTTGCAGACTTGCAGTAAGCTATCCTGAAATAGCAAGAATGCAGGCAAGAGCAATAATAGAGGCTGCTATAGAAATAAAATCTGAAGTTCCTAATATCAAACCTGAAATAATGGTACCGCTTGTAGGTCATATAAATGAGCTTAAATTTGTAAAAGAACAAATGATAGATGAAATAAACAAGGTTTTTGCAGAAAAAGGCGAAAAAGTTGAATATCTCATAGGAACTATGATAGAAGTACCGAGAGCTGCACTTACAGCAGATCAGATAGCAACTGAAGCGGACTTCTTCAGTTTTGGAACTAATGACCTTACACAAATGACATTCGGATTTTCAAGAGATGATTCAAGCAGATTCCTTGCAGATTATAATAATAAAAAAGTATTTGATTTTGCACCGTTTGAACAAGTTGACCAAATAGGAGTAGGTAAGCTTATGAAAATGGCAGTAGAAGACGGTAGAAAATCAAATCCTG
- a CDS encoding cyclodeaminase/cyclohydrolase family protein, whose product MLKELSVKDFIYETASDSPAPGGGSVAALSAASAAALIEMVANLTLGKKGYEEVTAEMENVKKVAGEYKEKFINYIDEDSDSFNKIMAAFKLPKDTDEQKAERTKVVQEAFKGAATVPLNVGKDAFALLELAKTVVLKGNQNAVTDGAVAAMQARTAVHGAFYNVKINLGSIKDEAFVQNTNSQMKEIEDKVDSIEKEILSKVNL is encoded by the coding sequence ATGTTAAAAGAATTAAGCGTAAAAGATTTTATATATGAAACAGCATCAGATTCTCCCGCACCAGGTGGCGGAAGCGTAGCAGCACTTAGTGCAGCAAGCGCAGCGGCACTTATAGAAATGGTGGCTAATCTTACATTAGGTAAGAAAGGCTATGAAGAAGTTACAGCAGAAATGGAAAATGTCAAAAAAGTTGCAGGAGAATACAAAGAAAAATTCATAAATTATATTGATGAAGATTCAGACTCATTCAACAAAATAATGGCAGCATTTAAATTGCCAAAAGATACAGACGAGCAAAAAGCTGAGAGAACAAAAGTTGTTCAAGAAGCGTTTAAGGGAGCTGCAACAGTTCCGCTAAATGTAGGAAAAGACGCATTTGCACTTTTAGAATTAGCTAAGACAGTAGTTTTAAAAGGAAATCAAAATGCCGTAACAGACGGAGCTGTAGCAGCAATGCAAGCAAGAACAGCAGTTCATGGAGCTTTCTATAATGTAAAAATAAATTTAGGCTCTATAAAAGATGAAGCATTTGTTCAAAATACAAACAGCCAAATGAAAGAAATAGAAGACAAAGTAGACTCAATAGAAAAAGAAATATTGTCAAAAGTTAATCTATAA
- a CDS encoding formate--tetrahydrofolate ligase translates to MSNVKSDIEIAQECKMQPITEVAKNFGLSEDELELYGKYKAKVSFEAIKRLENEKDGKLVLVTAISPTPAGEGKSTTTIGLGQALNKIGKKTFIALREPSLGPVFGVKGGAAGGGYAQVVPMEDINLHFTGDMHAITAANNLLSAAIDNHINHGNTLRIDSRQIVWKRVIDMNDRALRNVVVGLGGKACGFTRQDGFMITVASEVMAILCLASDLMDLKERLGKIVIAYNLDGDPVTAKDINVHGAMAMLLKEAIKPNIVQTLENTPALIHGGPFANIAHGCNSLIATKLGLKLGDILVTEAGFGADLGAEKFLDIKCRYGKLKPDAVVIVATIRALKMHGGVKKTELGAENLEALDKGFANLKKQVENMRKFGLPVLVGINRFINDTQAEIDLLTKKCQEFGVEVSLNDCWAKGGEGGIEMAEKLVKILENEQSNYKPLYDENLSVADKLNTIVKEIYGADGVVIEAEAKKQIKKLEEMGLDKLPICMAKTQFSFTDDPNVMGAPTGFKITIKDVRVSAGAGFIVCQTSNIMVMPGLPKVPAAEKMDIDENGVITGLF, encoded by the coding sequence ATGTCAAACGTAAAAAGCGATATAGAAATAGCACAAGAGTGTAAGATGCAACCTATAACAGAAGTTGCTAAAAATTTCGGATTATCAGAAGATGAATTGGAACTTTATGGAAAATACAAAGCAAAAGTATCTTTCGAAGCAATAAAAAGATTAGAAAATGAAAAAGACGGTAAATTAGTTCTTGTTACAGCTATAAGCCCTACACCTGCAGGTGAAGGAAAATCAACAACTACAATAGGTCTTGGACAAGCACTTAATAAAATAGGCAAAAAAACTTTCATAGCACTTAGAGAACCTTCATTAGGACCTGTATTCGGAGTAAAAGGTGGAGCAGCAGGCGGTGGATATGCACAAGTAGTACCTATGGAAGATATCAACCTACACTTTACAGGAGATATGCACGCAATAACAGCTGCAAACAACCTACTTTCAGCAGCTATAGACAACCACATAAATCACGGAAATACACTTAGAATAGACTCAAGACAAATAGTTTGGAAAAGAGTTATCGATATGAACGACAGAGCTCTTAGAAACGTAGTAGTAGGTTTAGGTGGAAAAGCTTGCGGATTTACAAGACAAGATGGATTTATGATAACAGTTGCATCAGAAGTAATGGCTATACTTTGCCTTGCGTCTGACCTTATGGACTTAAAAGAAAGATTAGGTAAAATAGTAATAGCTTATAACCTTGATGGAGATCCTGTAACAGCAAAAGACATAAATGTTCATGGTGCAATGGCTATGTTATTAAAAGAAGCTATAAAACCAAACATAGTACAAACATTAGAAAATACACCTGCACTTATCCATGGTGGGCCTTTCGCAAACATAGCACATGGTTGTAACTCTCTTATAGCTACAAAATTAGGACTTAAATTAGGAGATATATTAGTTACAGAAGCAGGTTTCGGTGCTGACCTTGGAGCAGAAAAATTCTTAGATATAAAATGCAGATACGGAAAATTAAAACCTGATGCAGTAGTTATAGTTGCTACAATAAGAGCATTAAAAATGCACGGTGGAGTTAAAAAGACAGAACTTGGTGCAGAAAACTTGGAAGCTCTTGATAAAGGATTTGCAAACTTAAAAAAACAAGTAGAAAATATGAGAAAATTCGGCTTACCTGTATTAGTAGGTATAAACAGATTTATCAACGATACTCAAGCTGAAATAGATCTACTTACTAAAAAATGCCAAGAATTCGGTGTAGAAGTATCATTAAATGATTGCTGGGCAAAAGGTGGCGAAGGTGGAATAGAAATGGCTGAAAAATTAGTTAAGATATTGGAAAACGAACAGTCAAATTACAAACCTTTATATGATGAAAATCTAAGTGTAGCAGATAAATTAAATACAATAGTAAAAGAAATATATGGAGCAGATGGAGTAGTAATAGAAGCTGAAGCCAAAAAACAAATCAAGAAGTTAGAAGAAATGGGATTGGATAAATTACCTATATGTATGGCAAAAACTCAATTCTCATTCACAGATGATCCAAATGTAATGGGAGCTCCTACAGGATTTAAGATAACTATAAAAGATGTAAGAGTATCAGCAGGAGCAGGATTTATAGTTTGCCAAACAAGCAACATAATGGTAATGCCTGGCTTACCTAAAGTACCTGCAGCAGAAAAAATGGATATAGATGAAAACGGAGTAATAACAGGATTATTCTAA
- a CDS encoding DUF1697 domain-containing protein yields the protein MRYILLLRGINVGGKNKVSMSDLKELLLNAGFEDVDSYINSGNLFFSSVQNCESCISKIRYLLETNYDFSIPFALISKEEFLKEKSELPDWWEQELARRDVLFFSCTLDKSKILDFIDKATFHNEIVHVGRHAVFWGKYDESEYLKTTYHKKLMKQDFYKKITIRNGNTFEKIAEILENER from the coding sequence TTGAGATATATACTTTTATTGCGTGGCATAAATGTGGGTGGCAAGAATAAGGTATCTATGAGTGATTTAAAAGAATTATTGTTAAATGCCGGATTTGAAGATGTTGATTCTTATATCAACAGCGGAAATTTATTTTTCAGTAGTGTCCAAAACTGCGAAAGCTGTATCTCCAAGATAAGATATTTGTTAGAAACTAACTACGACTTTTCTATCCCTTTTGCTTTAATCAGCAAAGAAGAGTTTTTAAAAGAAAAATCAGAATTACCTGACTGGTGGGAGCAAGAGCTGGCAAGAAGAGATGTCTTATTTTTTTCGTGTACCTTGGATAAATCAAAGATTCTTGACTTTATAGATAAAGCTACATTTCACAATGAAATAGTCCATGTCGGGAGACACGCAGTATTTTGGGGTAAATATGATGAATCAGAATATCTAAAAACTACCTACCATAAAAAATTAATGAAGCAAGATTTTTATAAGAAAATTACAATTAGAAACGGCAATACATTTGAAAAAATAGCAGAAATTCTTGAAAATGAAAGATAA
- a CDS encoding GrpB family protein: MKKKFGEMSLQELWQLFPIFLVEHNTEWTKWYEEEKNSILATVPSKSIKRINHIGSTAILGIWSKNIVDILLEVNNKSDLDIIKDILINNDWLCMNNTENRITLNKGYTEQGFAKKVFHLHIRITGDNDELFFRDYLNEHEEIAKEYETLKLSLWKKFEHDRDGYTNAKTDFIKKCTDLAKCEYKNRY; the protein is encoded by the coding sequence ATGAAGAAAAAATTTGGAGAAATGAGCCTACAAGAACTTTGGCAACTATTTCCGATATTTTTAGTTGAACATAATACAGAGTGGACAAAATGGTATGAAGAAGAAAAAAACTCTATTTTAGCAACAGTGCCAAGTAAAAGTATAAAAAGAATAAATCATATCGGAAGCACCGCTATTTTAGGAATATGGTCGAAAAATATTGTAGATATATTACTTGAAGTAAACAACAAGTCTGATTTAGATATTATTAAGGATATCCTTATAAATAATGATTGGTTATGTATGAACAATACCGAAAACCGAATTACACTCAACAAAGGATATACAGAACAAGGTTTTGCAAAAAAAGTATTCCATCTTCATATTAGAATTACCGGAGATAATGATGAACTGTTTTTTAGAGATTATCTTAATGAACATGAGGAAATAGCTAAAGAATACGAAACATTAAAACTATCTCTTTGGAAAAAATTTGAACATGATAGAGATGGATATACAAATGCAAAAACAGATTTTATAAAAAAATGTACAGACTTGGCAAAATGTGAATATAAAAACAGATATTGA
- the trpB gene encoding tryptophan synthase subunit beta — protein MKTYRDFDNYLKNFPDEKGYFGEYGGMILPPELVPAFKEITQAYLEICHNARFINELRRIRKEFQGRPTPVYHCERLSSLLGKCQIYLKREDLNHTGAHKLNHCMGEGLLAKFLGKKKLIAETGAGQHGVALATAAAYFGLECDIYMGEVDIKKQHPNVIRMKMLGANVIPATHGLKTLKEAVDAAFEGYLKEYEDAIYCIGSAVGPHPFPMMVRDFQSVIGIEAKEQFKEMTGILPDVVCAAVGGGSNAIGMFEAFLSEPVDIVGVEPLGIGTGIGEHAASMKFGKKGVLHGFESMLLQDENGEPLPVYSIASGLDYPSVGPEHAYLSECGRIKYEAVDDEEAMQAFFLLSRYEGIIPAIESSHALAYAIKYAQNQNSGSILVNLSGRGDKDIDFVYEKYGTGEQFLKEFINK, from the coding sequence ATGAAAACTTATCGTGATTTTGATAACTATTTAAAAAACTTTCCTGATGAAAAGGGATATTTCGGTGAATACGGAGGAATGATTTTACCTCCTGAATTAGTTCCTGCTTTTAAAGAAATTACACAGGCATATCTGGAAATCTGCCATAATGCACGTTTTATAAATGAATTAAGACGCATCAGAAAAGAGTTTCAAGGCAGACCTACCCCTGTTTATCATTGTGAGCGCTTATCTTCATTGCTCGGAAAATGCCAAATATATCTTAAAAGAGAAGACCTTAACCATACCGGTGCACATAAACTAAATCATTGTATGGGCGAAGGTTTGCTTGCTAAATTCTTAGGTAAGAAAAAACTCATTGCCGAAACAGGCGCTGGACAACACGGTGTTGCACTTGCTACTGCTGCTGCCTACTTTGGATTGGAATGTGATATATACATGGGAGAAGTTGACATAAAAAAACAACACCCTAATGTAATAAGAATGAAAATGCTCGGTGCAAATGTAATTCCTGCAACACATGGACTCAAAACATTAAAAGAAGCCGTAGATGCTGCATTTGAAGGATATTTAAAAGAATATGAAGATGCAATATATTGTATAGGCTCCGCTGTCGGCCCTCATCCATTTCCTATGATGGTTCGTGATTTTCAATCAGTTATAGGAATTGAAGCAAAAGAACAATTCAAAGAAATGACAGGTATTTTACCTGATGTCGTTTGTGCTGCCGTTGGAGGAGGATCTAACGCAATAGGAATGTTTGAAGCATTTCTGTCAGAACCGGTTGATATTGTCGGTGTAGAACCGCTTGGAATAGGAACAGGAATAGGAGAACATGCAGCGAGTATGAAATTCGGTAAAAAAGGAGTTCTTCATGGTTTTGAAAGCATGCTTTTACAGGATGAAAATGGAGAACCGTTGCCTGTCTACTCTATAGCCAGCGGACTTGACTATCCGTCTGTCGGACCTGAACACGCATATTTGAGCGAATGTGGAAGAATAAAATACGAAGCTGTAGATGATGAAGAAGCTATGCAAGCATTTTTCTTACTATCTCGTTATGAGGGAATAATTCCGGCAATAGAAAGCTCACATGCTTTGGCATATGCAATAAAATATGCTCAAAATCAAAATTCAGGATCCATACTTGTAAATCTTTCAGGTCGTGGTGATAAAGATATTGACTTTGTATATGAAAAATACGGTACGGGTGAACAATTTTTAAAAGAATTTATCAATAAATAA